The following are encoded in a window of Megalopta genalis isolate 19385.01 chromosome 6, iyMegGena1_principal, whole genome shotgun sequence genomic DNA:
- the LOC117223890 gene encoding uncharacterized protein LOC117223890, whose translation MGNCVRSLLKRLQNKKCSEKTIILLIVGLDNAGKTSVLNRISGESDRNVLPTIGFRTVSLKYKSYTVKIYDIGGSPQIRSLWTKYYSGIHGLIYVVDASDISRLTENRVVFGELISHECISGKPLLLLANKQDINGSIDELDLVENLDVEYVANTMKCPTRVEICSCIEGESQLKDNSIGIKNGYKWLLDIIVKNYTVLNNRLKDAQNTHIVRVTETQDSISDTSSRISTHSNPFKPIKELVVKKEQVQSTSVLHNGVVAGNRFKKLFIHRNKTAPLTSEGTVIELGDTSTTVKPAKKILEVHESIETLPPIVYPMMPTAFSNSITSKSNRPHTAPERSQHVINKVTVINIPGQIT comes from the exons ATGGGGAATTGTGTACGGAGCTTGTTAAAAAGGTTACAAAACAAGAAATGTTCCGAAAA aacTATTATTTTGCTCATCGTCGGCCTAGATAATGCAGGAAAAACGTCCGTTTTGAATCGCATAAGCGGTG AGTCAGATAGGAATGTATTACCTACAATAGGATTTCGAACAGTGTCtttaaagtataagtcttataCAGTCAAAATTTATGATATTGGTGGTAGTCCTCAAATCCGATCATTGTGGACAAAGTATTACAGTGGT ATACATGGTCTTATATATGTGGTGGATGCTAGTGATATTTCCCGACTTACAGAAAATAGAGTTGTATTTGGTGAATTAATTTCACATGAATGTATTTCAGGGAAACCATTATTATT GCTTGCAAACAAACAAGATATAAATGGATCGATTGATGAGCTAGATCTTGTTGAGAACTTGGAtgtagaatatgtagctaataCTATGAAGTGTCCTACAAGAGTGGAAATATGTTCATGCATAGAAGGAGAAAGTCAATTAAAAGATAATTCTATAGGTATTAAGAATGGCTATAA ATGGCTATTGGatataattgtaaagaattacaCCGTATTAAACAATAGACTCAAAGATGCACAAAATACTCACATTGTGAGAGTTactgaaacacaagattcaatATCTGATACATCATCAAGGATATCAACACATTCTAATCCATTTAAACCAATCAAAGAACTAGTTGTTAAAAAG GAACAAGTTCAGTCAACAAGTGTTCTGCACAATg GAGTTGTTGCTGGAAACAGGTTCAAAAAACTATTTATACATAGAAATAAAACTGCTCCACTTACTAGTGAAGGAACGGTCATTGAACTCGGAGATACGTCTACAACCGTTAAACCGGCTAAGAAAATTTTGGAAGTCCATGAGAGTATTGAAACTCTTCCACCAATAGTCTATCCAATGATGCCGACTGCATTttcaaattcaattacatcaAAATCAAATCGTCCACACACCGCACCAGAACGTTCACAACATGTTATTAACAAAGTAACAGTAATTAACATTCCTGGGCAAATAACATAG
- the P5cr gene encoding pyrroline 5-carboyxlate reductase yields MEHFKQNNMANYNFGPTKIGFIGGGNMASAIGKPLIKKGIVNPNNVWVSARTNRTLGFWSDIGTHTTLKNGEVFDNCDVIFLAMKPHMLDDALEGIKLTMDRTRKPLFVSVLVGISLDTLTYKLKDIVEHPRIIRCLPNTPLMISEGITVYCSTNTTNEDEKMIHTLFSHIGVAESISESLMNAVGGLSGSGPAYAYLVIEALSDGAVKMGVPRNMATKFAAQVLVGAGKMVLETGKHPGQLKDEVCSTGGTTITGVHAMECGRVRASMMNAVEAAVKKSNELSSLTEKKI; encoded by the exons ATGGAAcattttaaacaaaataatatggCTAACTACAATTTTGGGCCAACTAAAATTGGCTTCATTGGTGGCGGAAATATGGCAAGTGCTATTGGGAAACCTTTGATTAAAAAGG GCATTGTTAATCCAAACAATGTTTGGGTATCTGCACGTACAAATAGAACTTTGGGTTTTTGGAGTGATATCGGTACTCATACTACATTAAAAAATGGAGAAGTATTTGACAATTGCGATGTCATATTTTTAGCAATGAAACCACACATGCTTGATGATGCGCTTGAGGGTATAAAACTGACAATGGATCGTACACGCAAACCACTTTTTGTCTCTGTACTTGTGGGCATTTCATTAGACACCTTAACTTAT AAACTCAAAGATATTGTGGAACATCCTCGGATAATCAGATGCCTTCCAAATACTCCACTGATGATTAGTGAAGGAATAACAG tATATTGCTCTACGAATACAACAAATGAAGATGAAAAAATGATTCATACATTATTTTCTCATATTGGTGTAGCTGAAAGTATTTCTGAATCTCTTATGAATGCTGTAGGTGGTCTATCAGGTTCTGGTCCTGCTTAC GCATATCTTGTCATAGAAGCATTATCAGACGGTGCAGTGAAAATGGGAGTTCCAAGAAACATGGCAACAAAGTTTGCCGCTCAAGTATTAGTAGGAGCTGGTAAAATGGTATTAGAAACTGGTAAACATCCAGGTCAATTGAAGGATGAAGTATGTTCTACAGGAGGTACAACAATTACAGGTGTTCATGCAATGGAATGTGGGCGAGTTAG aGCATCTATgatgaatgcagttgaagctgcagtgaagaaatcaaatgaattatcttctctaacagagaagaaaatatag